Part of the Subtercola frigoramans genome, CCTGCTTCATCATGTCGGCATCGACGCCGAGGCGGCCGGCCGTGTCGACGATGACCACGTCGTACTGCTTGTCGATGGCCCACTTGATCGAGTCTTTGGCGACCTTGACCGGGTTGCCCACGCCGTTGCCGGGCTCGGGAGCGTAGACCGCAACACCGGCCTGCCCTGCAACGACCTGCAGCTGCTGCACGGCGTTGGGGCGCTGGAGGTCGGCCGCGACGAGCAGCGGCGTGTGGTTGTCTTTCGCGAGCCACTTCGCCAGCTTGCCGGCGAGGGTCGTCTTACCGGCACCCTGAAGCCCGGCGAGCATGATGATGGTCGGCGGCTTCTTGGCGAAGTTGATGCGCCGGGCCTCACCGCCCAGAATCGCGATGAGCTCCTCGTTGACGATCTGAACGACCTGCTGCGCCGGGTTCAGTGCCTTGTTGACCTCGTCGCCGAGGGCGCGCTCGCGCACCTTGCCGGTGAAGTCCTTGACCACGTCGAGCGCCACGTCAGCATCGAGCAGGGCGCGGCGGATCTCACGAACGGTACCGTCGACATCGGCCGGGCTCAGCTTGCCCTTCGTGCGGAGGTTGCGAAAGGTGTCCGCTAAGCGGTCAGAAAGGGTTCCGAAAGTTGCCATGATCCCTCAATGTTAACTGAAGCCGATGGTTGAATAGCTCCGCCAGGAGCGTATCGAAACCCGCAGCCTCAACGACGTGGTTTCGATACGCAGCTTCGCTGCTACTCAACCGGCGAGAACAGAGCCCAACTCCCGTACAGGGCGCCCGCTGAGTTTGCTTCAGCCGATCAGGTTCTGTACGAAGACGTGCGGCGTGAAGCCGGTGAGGTCATTGATGCCTTCGCCCTGGCCGATGAGCTTGATCGGGATGCCCGTGCGCTCCTGCACCGCGAGCACGAAGCCGGCCTTGGCCGAGCCGTCAAGCTTGGTCAGCACGAGACCGGTCACTCCGGCGTGCTCGATGAATGCCTCGGCCTGCAGCAGGCCGTTCTGGCCGGTCGTCGCATCGAGCACGAGCAGCACTTCAGACACCGGCGCCTGCTTCTCGATGACCCGGCGGATCTTGGTGAGCTCATCCATCAGGCCACCCTTGGTCTGCAGGCGGCCAGCAGTGTCGATGATGGCGATCTCGATGTTGTTGCGCTTCGCGAAATCGACCGTCTGAAAGGCGACCGACGCAGGGTCCTGCCCCTCCTGCTGCGGCCTCACGATCTGCGCGCCCGCCCGCTCGGCCCAGGTCGCGACCTGCTCGACCGCCGCGGCGCGGAAGGTGTCGGCTGCACCGACGACCACGCTGCGGTTGTAGTTCGCTAGGAACTTTGCGAATTTGCCGATGGTCGTTGTCTTGCCGACCCCGTTCACGCCGACGACGAGCACGACCGCCGGGCGTTCGGTGAGATTCAGGGTCGAGTCGAGCTTGGAGAAGCGTTCCTCGAGGGTTTCGCGGAGCATCCGCTGCAGGTCTTTGGGGTCTGTGGTGCTGAAACGTGCGACCTTGGCCCGCAGATCGTCGACGATCTGGTCGGTGACGTCGATGCCGAAGTCGGCTGTGATGAGCGCGGTTTCGAGGTCGTCCCAGGTCTCGGCGTCGATCGTGCGCTTCGCGAACATGCCGCGAAGGGCTCCGGAAAGCGACCAGGGAGTGCGTTCAGCCATGCGACCAGCCTATGGTGCGGGCGGGGTCGACGCTGCCCCGGCTGTGAGCGGGCGTCAGGCGCTGTCTTTCACCCGCTGGCCGATCACGGCCGACACCCCGTCATGCCGCATCGAGACACCGTAGAGCGCGTCGGCGATCTCCATCGTGCGCTTCTGGTGGGTGATGACGATGAGCTGGGAGGTCTCGCGGAGGTCCTGGAAGATGGTCAGCAGGCGGCCGAGGTTGGCATCGTCGAGGGCTGCTTCGACCTCGTCCATGATGTAGAACGGACTGGGGCGCGCCTTGAAGATGGCGATGAGCAGTGCAACCGCCGCGAGCGACCGCTCCCCTCCAGAGAGCAGCGACAGGCGTTCGATCTTCTTGCCAGCGGGCTTCACCGAGACCTCGACGCCCGTGGTCAGGAGGTCGCCGGGGTCTGTGAGGGAGATGCTGCCGGTGCCGCCGGGAAACAGCACGGGGAACACCTCGGCGAACGCCGCCTTCGTGTCATTGAAGGCTGCCTCGAAGATGTACTTCATCTTGTCGTCGATCTCGTCGATGATCGTCAGCAGGTCTTTGCGCGTGTTCGTGAGGTCGGTGAGCTGTTCGGTGAGGAACTTGTGGCGCTGCTCCAACGCGTCGAACTCCTCGAGGGCAAGGGGGTTCACGCGGCCGAGCTCGCCGAGCATCCGTTCGGCCCTCGCGAGGCGGCGCTTCTGCTCGTCGCGATTGAACGGCACGGTCGGATGCCCGGCAGACGCTTCATCGCCCGAACCACTGCTGTTCTCTCCCTGCCCGGCCGGCGCCCCGTCGGTGGCGCTGTCGGTTGAACCACTGGCATGGGAGGGCGAGCTGGCGTTGGACGCAGCGGCGGGGCGCCGGTCGACCCCCACACCATCGACCGGAATGGGTTCGTCAGGCCCGTACTCCGCCACGAGGTCTGCCTCGACGAGGCCAAGCTCCGAGCCCACGCGCTCGAGCACGCTCGACAGGTGCAGTTTCTTCTCGTAGATCTGCAGTTCGAGACCGTGCACGTTCTCGGTGATGCCCTGGAGCCGCTCGCGAAGCCCCGATTCCTCGCGGCGCAACTCGGTGAGTTCGGCGTTCTGTTCAGCGCGCTCGGCCTCGCGCTGGGCGAGTTCGAGCCGCGCCACGGTGACCGAGCGGTCGACGGAGTCGAGCACCTCGGGCAACGCGGTGACCACGGCCGTCGCCGATTCGACCTGCCGGCGACGAATCACGGCCCGCCGCGCGGCCTCCTCTGCCGCGACGCGCTCAGCCACCCTCTGGCGTTCGAGCTCGGCCACTCTGGCGAGTTCGGCTCGCACGCGTTCGCGCGCCGTTTCAAGCGAAAGTCGCGCCTCGATCTCGCCTTCGCGGGCGGCCTCGAGTGCGCCGAACAGGTCGTCACGCGAACTCACGTCAAGAATGGGCCGAGGCCGCGAGCGCATCGCCTCG contains:
- the ftsY gene encoding signal recognition particle-docking protein FtsY; the encoded protein is MAERTPWSLSGALRGMFAKRTIDAETWDDLETALITADFGIDVTDQIVDDLRAKVARFSTTDPKDLQRMLRETLEERFSKLDSTLNLTERPAVVLVVGVNGVGKTTTIGKFAKFLANYNRSVVVGAADTFRAAAVEQVATWAERAGAQIVRPQQEGQDPASVAFQTVDFAKRNNIEIAIIDTAGRLQTKGGLMDELTKIRRVIEKQAPVSEVLLVLDATTGQNGLLQAEAFIEHAGVTGLVLTKLDGSAKAGFVLAVQERTGIPIKLIGQGEGINDLTGFTPHVFVQNLIG